The genomic interval TCAAAGTAGCAAACACCATCGTTTATGCATCCTCCGTTATCCGTTGTTTTGCAAGGGTCAATGCACTCAACATTACCTTTGTCCAAATTAAGAACACATCTTTCGCCAATTATACAGTTCGAACACGCACTCGAAGTCCTCCTTTGCTCCGctataatatttttgtagaaTGAATGAGTTTTGcataagttttcatatttaaacaatacaaagaGATACCAGAATATGACAAGGAATACATTAGaaataacttaattatgcatAATTTCAAGGTAATAAGCAAGCTATTATGCATAATTTCAAGCTAATAAACAAGCCCAAAACTAGTTTTGAGACTGATTCCTTTATTTTGCTGTCTTCAGAGCAGGTTCTGTatcaatatacttgttttagATACTGTTTTTATCTGTATATCAATATGCAACTTCTTTGACACTAACGGTCTATTTATTCCTACATAGCCATCGTCTCCGCAGTGTAACTGCGAACCTGACGATATGATATAcaatgaacatatttgtattgttttatttcagaataattCAATCATTGTATGGCGACAATTGACAAACTACATTACCAGCCTGTAAAGATTGTGCGATAGCCGCTATATCTACATCCACTGTGCAGTTCTCGCAAAATGATAAGTTAAGTGGTTGATCGGCCATCTCTTTTGTAGTTGTATTTATCTGCTGTAAATCCACATCTCCTTTGCAAATGACTTCATAGTCACAGACAATACTTCCCTTTCTGCACcgataaacaaacacacatctCTTTAGTATGTATTAgtgtttgacataaatatatcacatttgACAAGTATGCATTGttacatgtaattgttttagATGTTCTAGAAAGTTCTAGAAAGTTTTATGTATTCCATGTGATCAAATTTTAGAATGCACGCTTTATCTAAAGAATGTGAGAAAAAGTTCGAATacttgtacatgtttatttggtatattagggtaacattgatatttggaGTTTAGTAGTTAGTTTCCTTAAAcagtttaattaaatatttcccAGTGCTTGATAAAATCGTATAGcctatatttaattaaatgattatgttaaaagtatataacatgtttatgtatttaattagtGCACAAATACTATGTTCGATCATATATGAGGACATTTAAAATTACCAGGATCAGTGAATATGTGTTGTAAATTTTGagatattattgatttttatttgtgGTTAATAGTTCACACGACTGATTGAAATTACcacaaaaaaatctacaattGTTAGAAAAGTAAACTTGTCTCTTTGgcttttaaaagttaaactgAGTTCTTGTCTTTTCCCtgcaattgtatttgtttaatccAACGTGAAATGTGTAATTGAAGGTAAAAGTCCCAGTATGTTTTAGAGATGTAAACATCTTTTGAATGTATGTCAAAATCActtattttctttacattttttttaacctttaacCTTTAACTATAGAAAGAtaggaaaaatgcatttaacgcaattacaaaatgcaacagATCCGAAAACAACGATCCAAATTTAACGCTCACTATGTAATTACAAATGTTCATATCACGTGGCCTTCTGAATGCTATGATATCTCTGTTGCTTTATGaagtattgattttcattttttaaaaggaGTTTTTacttgagatatattttaaataaattaaccaTACTTAACCTGTTactttcatgaaatatttcacttaaaacataaataaattatattcaaaaaaggtgaggtaataaaacaataaatattgacaCATTTAATCTTCGATCTGTCACAAAACATCATTGCTAATAGTTTAATCGTAgctatttatcaataaaaagagTACAAAACCGTATTTGCCGAATAAATTGTGATTAAAACTGCGATTTGATCTATTGATTCGTTTTTTACTCGAGGCTGATGATCTTTGCTGTATACCTTTCTGGTAATACTCGTTTAAAAGACAcgttatttaatgttaatttgaatCACATTATTTTGTGCCCATTTCGTGTTTTTCACGTTTGACATATTATTGAAGACATTAATATATGTAGTACCGTTTTAATAAGGTATTGCCTTAATAAGAATGTAAcgattattttaattcattcacATTGCAGGTTACATGACTTTATTAAAGCTGTATATGATTCTCTTAAAACCGTCGACTTGCCTCTTACAATCAAAGATTGAAAGGGAATTCGCCGGACGTGTTGTCACATACTTATTGTGAAAAACGTGaccctcgttggctcgatactATATTTCAAAGGCATGCTtaccgtatatatatatatcgacaGCCTTAGCAGAATTTGGAATATGTATCAGGTTTATTTTacgtttatgttgatatttttaggCATATTGAACTTACTTCACGTCTAGTATATTTATTCGTTGAAATTTGTCCATATTGTTGTATAACTGAGTAAGCTGAAAATAATcgaaaatgaaagaaatttaTATCCGTTCCAATTTCATTGTTACTTGGCTAATCGCATTGTTTACTTTaataagttgaacatttcaGGGATATGCATTTCAAACGTAGTACTTACTTGTTGTATAATGTATGTGttcattattatacacatgctcAAAATCATATCACATTGATGTTCTTTCAATATTGGGGTTTGGTTAATGATAGAACGTACTAAAACATGGTACCTTCTGGCAATAAGCACACGATAAGAAAACTGCTAATAGGGCATTGTACTAACCTTGTCTTTAAATTCCTGTTCGTATGTTTTCATCGACGATTCATGAAACGTAGCATTTGGTAATGATAATTGCAGCTGTATTGGCACACTATAACTACCTTAaaggtaaattattattatttatctatAACAGCAGACATTTCgtcaatattacaaaacaaaatcgaATATAATACGTAATTTAACTCTAGTTTTACCACTTTATTTTAATAACGGTAAAGcgtattaattataattatcaattGCATAACGTGCAAAAGCCCAGCGATTCAAATGACTAAAACATACCTTTTGAATCAAATTGAATTTCATGAAGCAATACTGAAAGTCTCAATATGTTATCTCTACAATTGTGTAAGATACCTGTGTACATGCACGAACATGCAATGCGAATCTTGTTCACTTAATGTGTCAACACATACGTGTTGTCATAGTAATATAATCTTGAATCTTGATTCTTGATGAAACTCAAATAAAGACAAGTTTGATGATTcatagtttttaaaaacaaaaacaaaaacatttaacatttaaactgaACAATATGAATGCAGCGGAAATGAGTCGGAACGAAACCAATGGTTGCTAAGGAAACACGAGTATAGTTAATTACATAAATTATCAAGAAAATGAGTATGCACCGCTAACATTGTTCTGTGGAAAGACgtttaaaagaaattgttaaTCCTTTGATTTTTCCGTCTTGggtattttatatcaaagatattAAAATTTCATAGATTTGAAAATCACGCTATTCGGCTCATAATTTTACacttattaataatttaacataACAATTGCAACAGTGTTTAAATGTAACATATACTTTACCAATACTGAAAGTTGATGATGCATTTCTGTTGCAGTCACAATGCCCATTTCTCCAGAAACCAGATCGTTCTCTCTCGTTTGCCTCCCgctttcttcttcttttttcatcAGAAATGGTCGATTCTGTTGTAGTTGCCTCAGATAGAGTGGTAGTTGTTTCAGTATTGGTTGTTGAAGTCGGTTCTGTTGTAGTTGCCTCAGATAGAGTGGTAGTTGTTTCAGTATTGGTTGTTGAAGTCGGTTCTGTTGTAGTTGCCACAGATAGAGTGGTAGTTGTTTCAGTATTGGTTGTTGAAGTCGGTTCTGTTGTAGTTGCCTCAGATAGAGTGGTAGTTGTTTCAGTATTGGTTGTTGAAGTCGGTTCTGTTGTAGTTGCCTCAGATAGAGTGGTAGTTGTTTCAGTATTAGTTGTTGAAGTCGGTTTTGTTGTAGTTGCCTCAGATAGAGTGGTAGTTGTTTCAGTATTGGTTGTTGAAGTCGGTTCTGTTGTAGTTGCCTCAGATAGAGTGGTAGTTGTTTCAGTATTGGTTGTTGAAGTCGGTTCTGTTGTAGTTGCCTCAGATAGAGTGGTAGTTGTTTCAGTATTGGTTGTTGAAGTCGGTTCTGTTGTAGTTGCCTCAGATAGAGTGGTAGTTGTTTCAGTATTGGTTGTTGAAGTCGGTTCTGTTGTAGTTGCCTCAGATAGAGTGGTAGTTGTTTCAGTATTGGTTGTTGAAGTCGGTTCTGTTGTAGTTGCCTCAGATAGAGTGATAGTTGTTTCAGTATTGGTTGTTGAAGTCGGTTCTGTTGTAGTTGCCTCAGATAGAGTGGTAGTTGTTTCAGTATTGGTTGTTGAAGTCGGTTCTGTTGTAGTTGGCTCTGGTAGAGTGATAGTTGTTTCAGTATTGGATGCAGAAGTCAGTGGTATTTTAGTTGCCTCTGATAGAGTGGTACCTGGTTTAGTATTGGTTGTAGAAGTCGGTTCTGTTGTAGTTGGCTCTACTAAAGAAGTAGATAATTCATTATTGGTTGTAGATGtaggttttgtttttgttgcctCTTGTAGAGTGGTATCTGTTTCTAGATTACCTTTAACTGTTGAAGTAGTCAACTTTTGAACCGTAGTTGGGTACGTAGATGATGAGCTTGATTTTGGTGAAGGGCTTTGTGAATTGCATGTACAAACATCTCCATGTTGTAATGAAGTTACTCTGTATATTCCATGAAAAGCAGAAGCTGAAACGTTATGCtactattataaatatgtttaaaaagtgattttatacaataaaacgcATCTAATTAGAGCTGAACCACTTTGGAGCTAAATGCGTGTAGCAATAACGAGTCTGAAAAGGGATGTACGGTATTACATGGATACATGGCACAAAGTTGGGTCaataaaataagtatgtatTAATCCCTAAACAAGTCAACAACTAGTTATTGTCATAACTAGATGTCAAACAATACAAAGTATATAATATAGAACCTTTTCTCTTTCACCTGTCCTGTAACTTTTCAAATGGATCATTTTAGCGGTTTACTTATCAAATTGAAAAGGTATGGGGCATATGCAAGAGGGAACCATGGAAGCTTTTGGTACTTTTGTCTCTAACCTAACGACTAATAATCGatcttgatttatttttacttataacaTCAGaagtaaacaattgtttaagtCAAAGCTCACATTTATcgttaaatgtatatttctatTCATATACTGTTGCAATATTATTAGTTAAGGGGTGAGTAGGTAACCCGTTATGGGATATACGGGACAAAGTAAACCATATCGAATATTATTTTCTCGCGCCCCGTATATCCTATATCGGGTCACATACTAACCCTGAAACGTGTATATCatgtcgacaacctgtttacatatttaaatgtttcatttattcatcggaatcggaaaatagacgtcattttggtacgatataaatttggtgacacaatatggaaaaatatgcgGTCACCGCATGACCAAACCTTGACAAATGGCGTTGCGTAATTTATGTCGTGATATAACGTTTTCTTCAATTAAAGGTGCACAATATTGATAAATGcgaatacattttaaacaaagaaaatggtttgtgtaaacataattaaataagcGATAGTTAGGCGCCTTTTTGCGGAGAATTTGTGACGCagcaataaattgaaaaaatccatttcaaaaGCTGATATCTTTTTTCTGTACACATaccatttttcttgttttgataacttaagtcaaatttaaatacataataatgcgttgttgttttttcatcaaCTTACTGTGCCCCTTTTACTTATGGTACAATCATAAACAACTTCTAAGCATGGTTTACCTAGGATGAAGTACGTCTGCAAGTTACACAAGCGCATTGTCACGTTCTGTAAGAAAATCAAATgttcatttgagaaaatatttaagttttgaaCCAACTACGAAACAATGGCAATTCCTGCATGCATATCCTGgttgtttaaaaccatgtgTATAAACAGCAAACACCTTCATTTTTTAAGTGTACACACGTGATttataactgatataaaatCACCAGAGAAGCCAATATTTAGATATTAtaatcaaaatcaaacaatattgGAACGCATTATTCATAATCAATATCtataataagtttattttttaggGTTTTCTtatgtgtgtgtgagtgtgtgtgtgtgcgtgtgcgtatGTGTGCTTGCGTGAGAGCGTGCGTGCGCGCACGCGCGTGTGTGTGAGTTTATGTGAGAGTTCGTGTGTGTGCCagtttgtgtgtgtatgtgtgttcgGGTGagtgtgttttcattgtatatataacagCGAAGCAAATTAGTACATAGTGAATGTCGAAGTTGATGCTTAAGTTACTGctgtttatcaatgaaattgCTCTGTGAATTCCGTAACTCCAATTTGCTTTATTGATTCAGGTCAGCACCGTCACTGTCGGAAAAAAGTCAAGATAATatctaaatgttaaaataattttaaagattcATGTCAGTGACATTGTTGACGTCAAAATGTCAAGATTAAGATGGAAAATACCATTTTAACTAAACACTTAACAGTCAATAGTCTCATTTTAGATCAGGaagataaataaatagttgGTCGCATTTCTTTTATGTCAACTAAGCTTGTCTAATGATCGCAATTTGCCTAGactctgatttttttttttattttggcctTTCAAAgtgaactatattttttttttataaaatacctTTTTACATACATTAATCGTATCACATTCgataaagatattttcatttaaaaacgcGGAACTAGCACATAAACCCTTGATAAAGCACTTTATATAATATGACAAACGTGCATTAATATTTTGCTAGCTCCATGGGTTGTGATAAGCCTATGAGTTTGTTTCAAGGCGAATGTCAATGAAGTTTGTTGACTAGTTGAGTGAAGCTCTGTTACACCGAATGCATCATAGTGATTAAAGACATACTCATGTTTGTATCGATATGCATCTTTCTTATGAAAGTTTGTGAAAAAATTTCCAACATTAATTGAAACGGATTTCAAATACAGTAACATGATATCCTTGTTTTGAGTCCAACCAGAAGTAATATAAAGACATCATGACATTGTTAAGCCCGGTCCCGGCTTATGATTTGAGCCAaccttaaatttgaaaaatgacatcTTGCAAGTAGTTCAGACCAGAGAGGACAATAATTACAGCGGTAATTTGGACGTATATATTTCTCGAGAAACTTTTACTAATAGAGCACGGATGACCCTGGTCTTCGCAAATGCAAAACTATTATTTAGAGATTACATTTTAAGTAGCTTTGACCTATCTGAACGGTTGCAAAATACAGTGGTGTGGAACACCCCTGATGTCAAATAAAAGGGTGTATGCACGTGCAAAACTTATTCAACGCGCATTATGATTTTCAAAGACATTGTTTGCCCAGACTgtgatacaaatgaaaaagcTTACGAACCGAATAACCTTTAACGAGCTATTTGTGTAGTGTGTACTGTGTGTACTGTGTGTCTACATTCTGAGTCCCGAATACTGCCTAAATACGCCCTGAAACTCGCATACCAATTAAGGGGGACTTTCTGTCCATATGTATTCTATAAAAAAGTCATGAATTTAATATAATACTCACTGCTACCGATACACATTAACTCCCGTACTTCACATGTACACTTACTCAATTATATTACGTTATGGCAGCTCCCATATCGTGAACTCTTCGTATATTTAAAGAACTATCAGTATCATGCTGCGAATTTCTTTGTTGACCTGTTTGCAATGCGCCGATTTTGAATTGGATAGAAACCTTTTTCTGATTACAAACATATTGCATTGTGAAATCTTTCCTCTCCTCTCCCGTTGATAATTAACGATAATTAACGATAAGAACAATCATAAAAAGGTTACTTCCACGGAAAGCCATGTCATTAAAGCCAATATATCAAACTATGTATTAAGAACTTTTCCTTCAATAAGGTACACTATTTGATCACTCTAgcatttaagaattgttttaagaagttttacaatatttaaagcgGATATTTAAATCGAATAACCGTGCTCAATGTTGGATAtacaacattgttttgaaatttattcactAATTTATTGTTCATCTGCGGGGTTCATGGAACGTTCATATGattatttgtgattttaaaacttcaaatatgCATTGGCGGTTAATACGGGCTCTACACCGAGCGAAGCTCGGAGAGCCCTAATACGATCACACATAGCACTACTTTCGTTCAAAAGTTGCACATACTATCAGCTTGAAAAAAAAGACGTAAAGGTGATTGAACCagtattttttctgttcataaactatattgagcGCATGCATGCCGGACACCAACGTCATCAGAGCGTGACAACacggaagaaaaaaattaaactaTGCGATGCGGCGAAATAGTGCCCcactagttattaaaataattcgaaatatgcttataaacaattgctatgaatacttttggtaaactcaaaaagacaaataaaacatatttctatagattgtctgagatatatacattgttttcacttgtttattaaagatattcatatgcattgtttaccattctatacgaaggtcacacttgacagttagtagttgtcattttaggctttacaatatcgatactatttagatgtttgacagttgttgatcgGATAGAAATAGCGAAGAATAATTCCTGTTGGATTACCGATTTAAATACGACCATGGATTATACCGGTACACACAGCAGAGCTTGTCACGTCAGCCAGGTACagaatgattattttgtaaaaacacttttcagtaaatcatacaatgaatatatcaatttcataaacatatgatatgcggttgaccagttcagaaatcgctatggctgagcgtgatattgtcactgaaaagatgGATGGGGTGTACCGTCTGTGAACCTCAACAATGGATGAGTGAGATGTTTTGACTGAGATCAAAGGATGGGAACACCTTTCAATTACCAACACGCTGGTTGAGAGATTGAAACTGAAAAGATATACAGAAATTGTGTGACAGGTGAAATCTTGTgccatgcaacaccacttttgtgtaaattaagaagttgggcggggagggtgcgggagaggtatcccctcctgccaagtgaaaccatggcggagcgcaagattatgactgaaaagatcaatggacggttgcggtccgacaccatgtgaatgataaagattgtttgtaatattaaaatatttaatatgtaaaaatatacgaccaaaagtggattatttgtttattatatgtattatagagtacacagtgacaaacacatttttttttataattctcagaccaagagatcacccaagGGACCAAATCGCCCCAATCAaatagct from Mya arenaria isolate MELC-2E11 chromosome 7, ASM2691426v1 carries:
- the LOC128241874 gene encoding uncharacterized protein LOC128241874, which codes for MRLCNLQTYFILASAFHGIYRVTSLQHGDVCTCNSQSPSPKSSSSSTYPTTVQKLTTSTVKGNLETDTTLQEATKTKPTSTTNNELSTSLVEPTTTEPTSTTNTKPGTTLSEATKIPLTSASNTETTITLPEPTTTEPTSTTNTETTTTLSEATTTEPTSTTNTETTITLSEATTTEPTSTTNTETTTTLSEATTTEPTSTTNTETTTTLSEATTTEPTSTTNTETTTTLSEATTTEPTSTTNTETTTTLSEATTTEPTSTTNTETTTTLSEATTTKPTSTTNTETTTTLSEATTTEPTSTTNTETTTTLSEATTTEPTSTTNTETTTTLSVATTTEPTSTTNTETTTTLSEATTTEPTSTTNTETTTTLSEATTTESTISDEKRRRKREANERERSGFWRNGHCDCNRNASSTFSIGSYSVPIQLQLSLPNATFHESSMKTYEQEFKDKLTQLYNNMDKFQRINILDVKKGSIVCDYEVICKGDVDLQQINTTTKEMADQPLNLSFCENCTVDVDIAAIAQSLQAAEQRRTSSACSNCIIGERCVLNLDKGNVECIDPCKTTDNGGCINDGVCYFERQTNSTQCRCPSSGDRFVYSGEHCEIPVEKLSLSSTYIAAIAGGIGGAIIVVLSLVIICLIVRKMKQKNVDKNDSISIEELNRFPTKGGVRLSYDGYPSTKRKDTLTVEGKEHKITNSLGNEMYMYQPNPSDIRRHPSSRLSSLEGDYSRPRTASVYDYIDTQSTFEILRPTLRPNINRI